The genomic segment AGGCGCTGCACGAGGCCATGCAGCTGGATGACATGACCAGCTACCTGCTGTCCTTGGTGGTTGCCCATGGGTCGGCCATGAGCGCGAGCAATGTCGGGTACAAAAGCATCGCCCCGGAAAAAATGCACGCGGTCCTCGATATTTTTCAAAAACCCCTGGGGATTGAATTCGAATCGGTCTCTCCCCTCAGCTTCACGGGGTCCGCGCACTGGATCGTCATTCCCGTGGTGGTTCAGCTGGCCTGTCTACGGGCCAAGAAAAACGCGGAAAAAGCATGACGAAACGGCTTTATCACGGCGCTCAACCCTCTATTCGCCCCGGCAACGGACATGCCGCAGGCAACAACATGGACTCCCCCAATGAACCAAATAAGCCTCTATATCCACACCGACGAAGATAAACACGGAGAATGGGTCCTGGTCGACAAGCTGGACTTCGCGGCCATGGACAGCAGCTGGATGCTCGAAGGCAAGCTTCCGGAGGAACAGGACATCGTTCCCTGGAAAACCGTGACCCTGCCCAGCGGTGAACGCATCGACCTCGGCGTGGTTTTCGACGATCCGGCCCAATGCCTGAGTGTGTATGTCAAAACCGCGGCCGGCCCCATTCTCGATCTCATCACCAAGGGGCATCCCTGTCTGCGCTTCATCAGCCCGGCCGGAACAAATATCAGCCTCCAGGTTCACGAAGGCAACTGACCCCCTGGCCCCGCTTTCACGTTGTTTCCAGCGGACAACGCACAAAAAGGGACGCTTCCATGAAGTGTCCCCTTTTTTGTGCCAGTTCCCGTCCTACTCAATGATTTCGATGCAATCGTCCGGACAGTAAGCCGCGGCCTTGCGGGCGGGAATTTCCTCGCACGGGTTCGTGAGCACCACGGCCACATGGGCGACCTCGTCGTAGCCAAAAATCTCCGGCGCCAGCTCCACGCATGCCATGCAACCGGAACAGCACGGCCGGTTCACGGCCACTTCGACCAGACTCATTTCAGCCCTCCCAGATACTGTTCCAAGCGACGCATGCCCTCCTCGATATTCTCGATGGAATTGGCATAGGAAAAACGAATGTAGCCTTCACCTCCGGGCCCGAAATCCACGCCCGGCGCCACGCCCACTCCGGCCCGCTCCAGCAGGTCGAAGGTGAAACGCATGGAATCGGAGGTGTACT from the Deltaproteobacteria bacterium genome contains:
- a CDS encoding ferredoxin, coding for MSLVEVAVNRPCCSGCMACVELAPEIFGYDEVAHVAVVLTNPCEEIPARKAAAYCPDDCIEIIE